In Herbinix luporum, a single window of DNA contains:
- a CDS encoding ABC transporter permease has product MEGTKNIIKKELTRVFTDKKLIVSLFILPGVLIMVMYSIMGSLISNLQEDIETHTPIICIKNAPEDLMNFIEANKYEADITYLSSTDTVDDIKEKILKGDTDLLVVFEEGFMDTIQNYSKIGDPIPEVKTFYNPSEDYSGAARSNFIAEVLNPYQQSLLAQRLDNIELLQVFYIDLDPEASIILDEDKAGGKFFAMLLPFLINIMLFQGAMGLGVDTITGEKERGTLASMLLSPIKRSQIVFGKLISLGILTALSSVIYTVSVVIGIKNLSGGDTDQMMAIKFTPVEIIQLFVIIIAMVYLYVAMVALVAVYARTQKEASTYVTPLYILVMLGSIMTMFSSGGGDKGLEYYAIPIYNGSVTIQNLLVGELTMAQFGVTLGSLALIAILLTTLITKAFNSERVMFNA; this is encoded by the coding sequence ATGGAAGGGACAAAAAATATTATTAAAAAAGAACTAACCAGAGTTTTTACCGATAAGAAATTAATAGTAAGTTTATTTATCCTTCCCGGTGTTCTGATTATGGTAATGTATAGCATTATGGGAAGTTTGATCTCTAATTTACAGGAAGATATTGAAACCCATACTCCTATTATATGTATTAAGAATGCTCCAGAGGATTTGATGAATTTTATAGAGGCTAATAAGTATGAAGCGGATATTACATATTTAAGTTCAACAGATACGGTTGATGACATAAAGGAAAAAATATTAAAAGGTGATACTGACTTACTAGTTGTCTTTGAAGAAGGTTTTATGGATACAATTCAAAATTACAGTAAAATTGGGGATCCAATTCCTGAGGTTAAAACCTTTTATAATCCTTCAGAGGATTATTCCGGTGCGGCTAGAAGTAATTTTATTGCTGAGGTGCTAAATCCTTATCAGCAGTCCTTACTTGCACAAAGACTGGATAATATAGAGTTGCTTCAGGTATTTTACATAGATTTAGATCCGGAAGCTTCGATTATCCTCGATGAGGATAAGGCAGGAGGTAAATTTTTTGCCATGCTTCTACCCTTCCTAATAAATATAATGCTATTTCAAGGTGCCATGGGACTTGGGGTGGATACTATAACAGGGGAAAAGGAAAGGGGTACCCTTGCCAGCATGCTGCTATCACCGATTAAGCGCAGCCAAATAGTTTTTGGTAAGTTGATTTCCTTAGGAATATTAACAGCCTTATCGTCTGTTATCTACACTGTATCGGTAGTTATAGGAATTAAGAATCTATCCGGTGGGGATACGGACCAAATGATGGCTATTAAATTTACTCCTGTTGAGATAATACAGTTATTTGTAATTATTATAGCTATGGTTTATCTTTATGTGGCTATGGTAGCCCTTGTGGCAGTCTATGCCAGAACACAAAAGGAGGCAAGTACCTATGTAACTCCTTTATATATCCTGGTAATGCTGGGCAGCATAATGACTATGTTCTCCAGTGGCGGTGGGGACAAAGGACTCGAATATTATGCCATACCTATTTATAATGGGTCTGTAACTATTCAGAATCTTTTGGTAGGTGAACTTACCATGGCACAGTTTGGTGTTACTTTAGGTTCACTTGCCCTAATAGCTATTTTGTTAACAACATTAATAACCAAGGCATTTAACAGTGAGAGAGTTATGTTTAATGCATAA